GCGATGTCGCGCATCTTCTTGTCCTGCGGAATCGTGCTCAGGTAGCGCTGGAACGCCTCGATGACGCGCTGGTACTCGTCGTCGCCGAGCCTGCGTACGCCCACCCCGTTACGGAACTTGCGGTCGTAGCCCTCGGTCTCGGTCTCGCGGTCGAGCAGTCCGCCCCTGCTGCGCAGCCGGGCCTGCTGCAGTACCTCGCGGATCGGCCCGTCGGTGGTGCCGAGGTTCAGCGAGAAGGCGGCGTCGTCGTCACCGGCCACGAACTGCCGCACCTGGTCGATATAGGAGCGGGTGGCACGGCGGATGAACTCGCCGATGTCCTCGTCCGGCAGCGCCTTGCTCCACCCGAGCAGCGCGAGGCTGGCGGCGAACCGCTGCAGGTCCCAGGTGAAATGTCCGAGGTACGCCTCGTCGAAGTCGTTGACGTCGAAGATCAGCACGCCTTCGCCGTCCATGTAGGTGCCGAAGTTCTCGGCGTGCAGGTCGCCCTGGATCCAGACCCTGCTGGTGCGTTCGTCGGCCCACGGGTCCTTGAGCCGGGCGACGTCGGAGTAGAACAGGCAGGCCGTGCCGCGGTAGAAGGCGAACGGCGAGGCGGCCATCTTGCGGAACTTGGTGCGGAAGGCGGCGGGCTTGTTCTCCATCAGTTCGGAGAAGGTGTCCACCAGGGTGTTCACGATGTACTCGCGGCGAGCATCCGGATCGTGGGTCTCCAGCATGCTGGACAGCTCGGACATGAACCGACCTTTCCCGGCCCGGTCGCGCCGGACCGCGGTATCGACGCTGCTCGGTTGAGTTCACGCACCGGCACACCGAACTCATCACCGGCCCGACCACGGCGGGCCGGTGATGAACACGGTGCGGGGCTACGCCTCGATCGCCAGTGACGAACCGCCGCGCGACTTGCGCACCCGCAGGCGTACCGGAATACGCTGCCGCAGTTCGTCGACGTGCGACACCAGACCGACCGTCCTGCCCCCGGCTCGCAGCTCGTCCAGCGCGTCCATCACGAGGTCGAGTGTATCCCCGTCCAGGGTGCCGAAGCCCTCGTCGATGAACAACGTGTCGAGCATCGCGCCACCGGATTCGGAGCTGACCACGTCGGCCAGCCCCAGAGCCAGCGACAGTGAGGCGAGGAACGACTCACCGCCGGACAGCGTCTTGGTGGAGCGGGTGCGTCCCGAGTAGTCGTCGATCACGCGCAGGTCCAGCCCGCCCCGTTTGCCGTGCGCGCCCTGCTCGTCGGAGTGCACGAACGCGTAACGCCCGTCGCTCATGTGCCGCAACCTGGCGGTGGCGGCCACGGCGACCTCCTCCAGCCGCGCGGCGAGCACGTAGGAGCGCAGTGTCATCTTCCGGGCGTTCTGTCCTCGACCGTTGACCACGTCGGTCAGGGCGTCGAGTTCGGCGAACTCCTCCTCCAGGGGCGCCAGTTCCTTCCAGGACTGCCGTAGTTCCTCGCCGAGCTCGGCGAGTTGCGCGCTGCGGTGGTCGAGGTCACCGAGCACTCCGGCCGCGTCGTCGACCAGCCGCCGCGCCTGTTCGGCCGCCGCCGCGGCGCCTTCGGTGTCGACCTCGGTGTCGGCCGAGACGTCCGGCAGCTCGTCGAGGGTGGCCCTGGCCGCCGCGTCGCGGCGGTCGACGTCGGCCAGCCAGTCCGCGAGTTCGTCGATGCGCGGCTGTTCCCGCCGTGCCGCCAGCGCCGTCTCGGAGCCGTCGAAGCCGTTCTCGGTGGCGATCCGCGCCAGCGCCTCGCGCTGTTCGTTCTCGCGGGTCACCGCGTGGTCGTGTTCGGCGCGTGC
This portion of the Actinopolyspora lacussalsi genome encodes:
- a CDS encoding uncharacterized protein (DUF2252 family) (product_source=COG4320; cog=COG4320; pfam=PF10009; superfamily=56112); protein product: MSELSSMLETHDPDARREYIVNTLVDTFSELMENKPAAFRTKFRKMAASPFAFYRGTACLFYSDVARLKDPWADERTSRVWIQGDLHAENFGTYMDGEGVLIFDVNDFDEAYLGHFTWDLQRFAASLALLGWSKALPDEDIGEFIRRATRSYIDQVRQFVAGDDDAAFSLNLGTTDGPIREVLQQARLRSRGGLLDRETETEGYDRKFRNGVGVRRLGDDEYQRVIEAFQRYLSTIPQDKKMRDIAYQVKDVVGRSGFGIGSAGLPAYSVLIEGENEALENDLILSVKQGNAAAPATVVPDERIRNYFLHHGQRTAMSQRALQAHADALLGYTEIDGTGYVVSEVSPYVSDLDWGELTEPDDIRPVVDYLGRAIAKIHCVADSDSDQTLVPFQTEDAISKVLEGREEEFADWLCDFAMSYADVVRDDYRLFVEAFRNGEIGGVTSTRT